The following coding sequences are from one Anguilla rostrata isolate EN2019 chromosome 16, ASM1855537v3, whole genome shotgun sequence window:
- the LOC135241651 gene encoding histone H2B-like yields the protein MPEGAKSAPKKGSKKTVTKTAGKGGKKRRKSRKESYAIYVYKVLKEVHPDTGISSKATGIMNSFVNDIFELIAGESSCLAHYNKRSTITSREIQTAVRLLLPGELAKHAVSEGTKAVTKYTSSK from the exons ATGCCAGAAGGCGCGAAGTCCGCGCCCAAAAAGGgctctaaa AAAACCGTGACCAAGACGGCCGGAAAAGGCGGAAAGAAGCGCAGAaagagcaggaaggagagctATGCTATCTACGTGTACAAGGTGCTGAAGGAAGTGCATCCTGACACAGGTATCTCCTCCAAAGCCACGGGTATCATGAACTCATTTGTGAACGACATTTTTGAGCTTATTGCTGGTGAGTCTTCCTGTTTGGCTCACTACAACAAGCGTTCTACCATCACTTCAAGGGAGATTCAGACCGCCGTGCGCCTGCTGCTACCAGGAGAGCTGGCCAAACACGCAGTGTCTGAGGGCACAAAGGCTGTCACGAAGTACACCAGCTCCAAGTAA
- the LOC135241646 gene encoding histone H2A encodes MSGRGKTGGKARAKAKTRSSRAGLQFPVGRVHRLLRKGNYAERVGAGAPVYLAAVLEYLTAEILELAGNAARDNKKTRIIPRHLQLAVRNDEELNKLLGGVTIAQGGVLPNIQAVLLPKKTEKAVKAK; translated from the coding sequence atGAGTGGCAGGGGCAAAACCGGCGGAAAAGCTAGAGCGAAGGCTAAGACTCGTTCATCTAGAGCCGGACTCCAGTTTCCAGTTGGTCGAGTTCATCGGCTGCTGCGAAAAGGAAACTATGCCGAACGTGTTGGTGCTGGCGCTCCAGTTTACTTGGCTGCCGTGCTCGAGTATCTGACTGCTGAGATCTTGGAGTTGGCTGGTAACGCTGCCAGGGACAACAAGAAAACCCGTATCATTCCCAGGCATCTGCAACTGGCGGTGCGTAACGACGAAGAGTTGAACAAACTTCTCGGAGGCGTCACTATTGCTCAAGGCGGAGTGTTGCCGAACATTCAAGCTGTGCTGCTCCCCAAGAAAACCGAAAAGGCAGTGAAGGCAAAGTGA